The genomic interval TAGCCtacctgcctgtctgcctgccgtattattatttactcttttgtggaagattaaaactgtaaagAGTTATATTCTCCTCGAGTGCTCATTGCCTTAACCACACTGTGATACCAGAGTGTGtaattgtttatttctgttaatcaCTAGATCCTACTacaattttgtttgtatttgttacCTTGTGTGCACTTTTGAGTATCCAAAGTCTCCTAGATTGATGTAGTCATCTTCAGTCAGAAAAACATTCTACAATGAAAACAGACATCTTATAAATTATACTAATTTGATTTGGTGGCAAATATTTGTTGAGTTTAGTCAGTGTCCACCTGAGGTTTTATGTCTCTGTGACAAATATCCCTCCTCTCCTCGTGTAGATACTGAAGGGCCAGACAAATCTGAACAAACCAGTCAAGGATCTGCACAGACATGATAGACAAGGAGAAAACAGAGAGTAttactttatactttaaaatcttttaaaccCGTCTTTTACTTTGATGTGTTGCCATGAGGACCTTTACAGTTTTGTagcatatgtatattttatgaaagTTTTACTCAAACAAAATGGTGTTCATGaagtgactctcagagcagtTCTGGGGATGTTGTTGATGTATTCATGTCCTCATTTAGTGAGACGCTAAAGACATTGCAAATGTCACTTCAGTATGAGATTAGTAAACAAAGCATGTGCCTGTACTATTTCCATTTGGTGTTTCCAGGTGAGCTTTTTACGGCACGGCACAATTACAAACCACTCTCTGAATTCTTGTTGCAGTTAGACAGCTGTGACAGCTCTCTGCAATCAGGATCTGTCACTGCTAGTTTCTCTTTAGCTTGCTAAGCgtgtcatgacttcagtctgttcagtttgttttggttttttttttgtctgtctaaCTGTTTGCCATGTGTTCGTGTTTGCCCGTCCCACTGTCATCTGATTAACCACTTTGGCTtccttctcacctgtggctcattagctccttTCCCACTGAAATGAGGTGGAGGAAAACCAAGTGACCTCCTTCCCAATAACCTCTTTCTACAGTCTGCAGGAAGCACGGCTCTCTAGACTGAACTCTGGTGTATCAAGAGACCTCCTCAGAGGTTTGCGAGACCCCCAGGGCTGCTGGGTCTCTCGAGAGCACTGAGGCAAAATGGACACCATATAATGGCTTTGGTGGTCTCCTTTGTGGTGTGGAGAAACAAGTCAGTTCTTGGATGTCCTCAGATTTTACTTCCTCCCCGTCATCCAGCTCTTTTAACAGGTCAGCCCAGGTCATATATTTGAAGCACTGTCATGGTGTAAAGGCTCTGAGAAATAATGCCACTTGAGGGGACTGATAGTTTGCAAGTGTCTGCTCAACCCGGGGATCACTCTGTAATCACAGTCATTTAGTACACTGCCCGTGTCTTTAGTCCCTCTCTCATTGATTACGGCAAAGTATCTGAGCATGGAGATTAGGATAGAACATCAAACCCCGGTGTTGAGGGAGCAGCTTAGCCTTCAAAAAGTGTTTATCTAACTTGCTTTCCGAGGGTTCAGCATagagtatgtacagtatgaCTACAAAAAATACTCACCTGTTGTTCTTCAAAAAAGCCTTCCTCAGCCTGCTTTTTCATCCTCTTGTAAAGATCTCCTCCCGCACAATACTCCATCACAATATAAAAGAGTCCAGTTTCTTTATCTAAAAAATATCCCATCAAACATGAGTGTAActgataataaatgcatttcctatttttaatagctttttttaaagcagacaACTGTTCACCATTGTTTATTGCTAGTTGTTCTATAAAGTTTtgagagaaaatataaatatataaatactaacaTCTAAAGAAACAAACCTTCAAATGATTCCACATAAGAAACAATATATCCATGGATCATTTTCTTTAGGATCATGACTTCCATTTGGACAGCGTTCTGCTCCTTCCTCTGAGAAGAATTTTTGGGTAAGGgggttttgttttagtttttaaaataaattaaaaacttattgatttattattacagaCTTGTTTGTACTTACTTCTCTGGAGTTCATCTGTTTAATCACATAATGCTCTCCAGAATTGTTGGTCACCTGATACACTATTCCTGAAATCCCTCGTCCCAGTTGTCCTATTTTGGTGTATCCATGTTCTTCAAAAACTCCTACAATCAACATGTAGAGAAATGCCcacaaaatattgtaattgcACAACCATTTTCATTAGGGGGGAAAAACAAacctataaaacacacacacacacacacacacacacacacacacacacgtgtatgtgtatgtaaatttttttcttaatttctgaaacttcatttcttttgtagCACTATACTAcgcataatacat from Puntigrus tetrazona isolate hp1 chromosome 4, ASM1883169v1, whole genome shotgun sequence carries:
- the LOC122343106 gene encoding serine/threonine-protein kinase Nek1; translated protein: MGDVKNLQKRSYQNLPDDSDSSDETVESPLLKRVFEEHGYTKIGQLGRGISGIVYQVTNNSGEHYVIKQMNSRERKEQNAVQMEVMILKKMIHGYIVSYVESFEDKETGLFYIVMEYCAGGDLYKRMKKQAEEGFFEEQQILDWFVQICLALQYLHEERRDICHRDIKPQNVFLTEDDYINLGDFGYSKVHTRADPYASSVVGAELYVSPEGHQKKYNSPSDIWSLGWLLYDLCMLDVWVSMFIFPS